The segment CACTTCTGCCGTTTGTATCGTGGTGGAATGGCCGCGACTGTTGGCCTTCTCCGCCAGCGCCGCCTCGAGCGTGGTTTCGTGCACCATCACATCGGCATCAGCCGCCAGTTGCAACGCCACCTCAGTCGGCCCGGTATCGCCAAAAATCGCCACCACCTTGCCTTTGGTGGACGGCCCCAGATATTCAGCACCATTAATTTCGCGCCCATCCTCCAACCGGACACGCTCGCCCTGCTTCAGTTGCTGATACCACGGCCCACGCGGCACCCCTTCCGCTTTCAGGCGCGGAGCATCAAGAAAACCGGGGGTATCATGCTGTTCGATGCGGTAGCCGTAGCACTCCACAATATGATTCATAGGCCAGGCGGTGACACGGAAATCACCGTCGTCAAACACCAGCCCGGCGGCGATTTCCACGATTTCCAGCGGAAAGCTGGTATAGGAGCCGCTCAGGTTCAGCGCCGTCTCGATGAATTGACGGATACCTGACGGACCATAGATGGTCAGTGGTTCTTTCAAGCCCGCCATCGAGCGACTGGTGAGCAATCCGGGCAGACCAAAAATATGGTCGCCGTGCAGATGGGTAATAAAGATTTTTTCCAGCTTGCTCGGTTTCAGCGCCGAACGCATGTATTGATGCTGCGTCGCCTCACCACAATCGAACAACCAGGTGTCACCCCGTTTGGATAAGGTCAACGCAATGGCGGTGACGTTACGTTGCAGGCTTGGCGCACCTGCGCC is part of the Pantoea phytobeneficialis genome and harbors:
- the rnz gene encoding ribonuclease Z, which translates into the protein MQLTFLGTGAGAPSLQRNVTAIALTLSKRGDTWLFDCGEATQHQYMRSALKPSKLEKIFITHLHGDHIFGLPGLLTSRSMAGLKEPLTIYGPSGIRQFIETALNLSGSYTSFPLEIVEIAAGLVFDDGDFRVTAWPMNHIVECYGYRIEQHDTPGFLDAPRLKAEGVPRGPWYQQLKQGERVRLEDGREINGAEYLGPSTKGKVVAIFGDTGPTEVALQLAADADVMVHETTLEAALAEKANSRGHSTTIQTAEVAKQAGAKRLIATHFSSRYLSQDRERLLAECQSIFAATELAHDFAVFEI